The Streptomyces aurantiacus genome includes a region encoding these proteins:
- a CDS encoding phosphatase PAP2 family protein: MGESTVTTLEGQEQAPPQPVADEANGRAGHRFLRRLRTPRRPRLWFEILLIAVSYWTYSLIRNAVPEQKAQALENADWIWKVEHHLGIAVEESVNHAVDSVTWLIVGMNYYYATLHFVITLGVLVWLYRSHPGRYAATRMVLFATTGVALVGYYLYPLAPPRLMNGSDFIDTVVVHQTWGSMASGDLKNMSNQYAAMPSMHIGWSLWCGLTIFALASVPWVRILGLLYPTATLVVIVATANHFWLDAVGGMACLAFGFAVARLWYGSLPYALPQLVPAREPGRFRLQKKA, from the coding sequence ATGGGTGAGAGCACCGTGACGACACTGGAAGGCCAGGAGCAGGCCCCTCCACAGCCCGTCGCGGACGAGGCGAACGGCCGCGCGGGACACCGTTTCCTGCGCCGGCTGCGTACGCCCCGCCGCCCCCGGCTCTGGTTCGAGATCCTGCTCATCGCGGTGAGTTACTGGACGTACTCACTGATCCGCAACGCCGTTCCGGAGCAGAAGGCGCAGGCGCTGGAGAACGCCGACTGGATCTGGAAGGTGGAGCACCACCTCGGCATCGCCGTGGAGGAGTCCGTCAACCACGCCGTGGACTCGGTGACTTGGCTCATCGTCGGCATGAACTACTACTACGCGACGCTGCACTTTGTGATCACCCTCGGCGTCCTGGTGTGGCTCTACCGCAGCCACCCGGGCCGGTACGCGGCGACCCGCATGGTCCTCTTCGCGACGACGGGTGTGGCCCTGGTCGGTTACTACCTGTATCCGCTGGCCCCGCCGCGCCTGATGAACGGCAGCGACTTCATCGACACGGTCGTCGTCCACCAGACCTGGGGCTCCATGGCCTCCGGCGACCTGAAGAACATGTCGAACCAATACGCCGCGATGCCCTCCATGCACATCGGCTGGTCCTTGTGGTGCGGCCTGACGATCTTCGCCCTGGCCTCGGTCCCCTGGGTCCGCATCCTGGGCCTGCTCTACCCCACGGCCACCCTGGTGGTCATCGTCGCCACGGCCAACCACTTCTGGCTGGACGCGGTGGGCGGCATGGCGTGCCTGGCGTTCGGCTTCGCGGTCGCCAGGCTCTGGTACGGCTCCCTGCCGTACGCGCTGCCGCAACTGGTCCCGGCGAGAGAGCCGGGCCGGTTCCGGCTGCAGAAGAAGGCCTAG